The following coding sequences lie in one Manis javanica isolate MJ-LG chromosome X, MJ_LKY, whole genome shotgun sequence genomic window:
- the LOC140847493 gene encoding uncharacterized protein, producing MPPSMSAPEKRAPAPGGKGREGGGKGSDPTPLGVRLSPSKGMEEFEGPTALVAPQELSRALAKAEDEQNPAENRPAELVEQEEWWEVEVDHDEGDDDEDDDEFLDESGDETEDESESEEDDYNEDEEREESQENSREGAEVHEGIQVQETPEVIPDTRECPMVQFRTLFQNVVCAFLRYIHYNGHVQGQPHSSPVVVRHGSQEPEDPGEGPVPWEREEPGEGPAAPQKQEEPGKGARECKCGKEGEEIQEARGEEEHHDEGPEEGRKKDLDPAEGQTRGTQDS from the exons ATGCCTCCTTCCATGTCTGCCCCAGAGAAGCGAGCCCCGGCCCCAGGTGGGAAAGGCAGAGAAGGCGGTGGGAAAGGCAGCGACCCCACACCCCTCGGGGTCCGGCTGTCACCTTCCAAAGGGATGGAAGAATTTGAGGGGCCCACGGCCCTCGTGGCTCCCCAGGAGCTCTCCCGAGCCCTTGCAAAGGCAGAAGATGAGCAGAACCCAGCAGAGAACCGGCCTGCAGAGCTGGTAGAACAGGAAGAGTGGTGGGAGGTTGAGGTCGACCACGATGAAGGTGACGATGACGAAGATGATGACGAATTCCTGGATGAGTCTGGGGACGAGACAGAGGATGAGTCCGAGTCTGAAGAGGACGACTATAATGAggatgaagagagagaagagtCGCAAGAGAACAGCCGAGAGGGTGCAGAAGTCCACGAAGGCATCCAAGTCCAAGAGACCCCCGAAGTCATCCCAGACACCCGTGAGTGCCCCATGGTACAGTTTCGGACCCTGTTCCAGAATGTGGTCTGTGCCTTTCTACGCTATATCCATTATAACGGTCATGTCCAGGGCCAGCCCCACTCAAGCCCTGTGGTGGTCAGGCACGGCTCCCAGGAGCCCGAGGACCCTGGAGAGGGACCGGTGCCTTGGGAGAGGGAGGAGCCAGGAGAGGGACCAGCAGCGCCCCAGAAGCAGGAGGAGCCCGGAAAGGGAGCACGTGAatgtaagtgtggaaaggagggtGAAGAGATCCAAGAAGCCAGAGGTGAGGAGGAGCACCATGATGAAGGACCAGAGGAAGGACGCAAAAAGGATTTGGACCCAGCAGAGGGGCAGACCCGGGGAACCCAG GACagttag